One window of the Mixophyes fleayi isolate aMixFle1 chromosome 6, aMixFle1.hap1, whole genome shotgun sequence genome contains the following:
- the LOC142159786 gene encoding uncharacterized protein LOC142159786 isoform X5, with amino-acid sequence MSPSLFSGSYRGKSQHPTGISELRKDPSALIKEEPVSCEEGNLTDIYTSTNHTQYTSTLIEVKSESSFTGEESFNNLSYVSSRKKNVNDHSVDKSWSCSECGKCFTRKRSLLVHQRIHTGEKPYSCSECGECFTTNWKLFCHQRCHTVSKKLLPHTCSDCGKCFPCKYNLVQHLRIHTGEKPFSCSECGKCFSYKSYLVEHQRIHTGEKPFSCSECGKCFSFKTYLAVHQRVHTGEKPYSCSDCGICFISKSHCNAHQKIHTGEKTYSCSECGKSFNCKSHFNTHQKIHTGETYDCSECGKSFNSKSSCNTHQKIHTGKKPYSCSECRKSFNSKSECDRHQRIHTGEKPYSCSECGKSFKSKSECDRHQRIHTGEKPYSCSECGKRISCQSNLIKHQRIHTGEKPYPCSECRKGFSSKSELDVHQRIHTGEKPYSCSECGKVFSSKSDLVVHQRIHTGEKPYSCSECGKGFSTKSVLVVHQRIHTGEKPYSCSECGKAFTQKSNLYTHQRLHTGKKPYSCSECGKGFINKASLIKHQRSHK; translated from the coding sequence AACTACGCAAAGATCCATCTGCTCTTATTAAGGAGGAACCTGTATCATGTGAAGAAGGAAAtctcactgacatttatacatccacaaatcatacacaatatacatctactctaATTGAAGTGAAATCGGAATCTTCTTTCACTGGAGAAGAAAGTTTTAATAACCTCAGCTATGTTAGTAGCcggaaaaaaaatgtgaatgatCACAGTGTAGACAAATCTTggtcttgttctgaatgtggaaagtgTTTTACTAGGAAAAGAAGCCTTCttgtacatcagaggattcacacaggagagaaaccatattcttgctctgaatgtggagaATGTTTTACAACGAATTGGAAACTTTTTTGCCATCAGCGATGCCACACAGTAAGTAAAAAACTTTTACCACACACTTGCTCTGACTGTGGTAAATGTTTTCCCTGTAAATATAATCTTGTTCAACATCtgagaattcatacaggagagaaaccttttTCTTGTTCcgagtgtggtaaatgtttttcctataaatcatatcttgttgagcatcagagaattcatacaggagagaaaccttttTCTTGTTCagagtgtggtaaatgtttttctttcaaaACATATCTTGCTGTACATCAGAGAGtgcatacaggagagaaaccttattCTTGCTCTGATTGTGGGATATGTTTTATCAGTAAATCACATTGCAAtgcacatcagaaaattcacacggGAGAAAaaacatattcttgctctgaatgtgggaaatcttTTAATTGTAAATCACATTTCAAtacacatcagaaaattcacacaggtgagacatatgattgctctgaatgtgggaaatcattTAACAGTAAATCAAGTTGCAAtacacatcagaaaattcacacaggaaaaaaaccatattcttgctctgaatgtaggAAATCGTTTAATAGTAAATCAGAATGCGatagacatcagagaattcacacaggagaaaaaccatattcttgctctgaatgtgggaaatcgtTTAAAAGTAAATCAGAATGCGatagacatcagagaattcacacaggagaaaaaccgtattcttgctctgaatgtgggaaacgtATTTCATGCCAATCAAATcttattaaacatcagagaattcacacaggagagaaaccatatccTTGCTCGGAGTGTAGGAAAGGTTTTTCCTCTAAATCAGAGCTTGatgtacatcagagaattcatacaggagagaaaccttattcttgctctgaatgtgggaaagttTTTTCCAGTAAATCagatcttgttgtacatcagagaattcatacaggagagaaaccttattcttgctctgaatgtgggaaaggtTTTTCCACTAAATCAgttcttgttgtacatcagagaattcatacaggagagaaaccttattcttgctctgaatgtgggaaagctTTTACCCAGAAATCTAACCTCTATACGCATCAGAGACTTCACACTGGaaagaaaccatattcttgctctgaatgtgggaaaggttttataaataaagcatctttaattaaacatcagagaagtcacaagTGA
- the LOC142159786 gene encoding uncharacterized protein LOC142159786 isoform X4 → MGGKPQEWEYLEEHKAQYKDVMMENHQPLTSLELRKDPSALIKEEPVSCEEGNLTDIYTSTNHTQYTSTLIEVKSESSFTGEESFNNLSYVSSRKKNVNDHSVDKSWSCSECGKCFTRKRSLLVHQRIHTGEKPYSCSECGECFTTNWKLFCHQRCHTVSKKLLPHTCSDCGKCFPCKYNLVQHLRIHTGEKPFSCSECGKCFSYKSYLVEHQRIHTGEKPFSCSECGKCFSFKTYLAVHQRVHTGEKPYSCSDCGICFISKSHCNAHQKIHTGEKTYSCSECGKSFNCKSHFNTHQKIHTGETYDCSECGKSFNSKSSCNTHQKIHTGKKPYSCSECRKSFNSKSECDRHQRIHTGEKPYSCSECGKSFKSKSECDRHQRIHTGEKPYSCSECGKRISCQSNLIKHQRIHTGEKPYPCSECRKGFSSKSELDVHQRIHTGEKPYSCSECGKVFSSKSDLVVHQRIHTGEKPYSCSECGKGFSTKSVLVVHQRIHTGEKPYSCSECGKAFTQKSNLYTHQRLHTGKKPYSCSECGKGFINKASLIKHQRSHK, encoded by the exons gagtgggagtatttagaagaacacaaggctcagtacaaggacgtgatgatggagaatcaccagcccctTACATCACTGG AACTACGCAAAGATCCATCTGCTCTTATTAAGGAGGAACCTGTATCATGTGAAGAAGGAAAtctcactgacatttatacatccacaaatcatacacaatatacatctactctaATTGAAGTGAAATCGGAATCTTCTTTCACTGGAGAAGAAAGTTTTAATAACCTCAGCTATGTTAGTAGCcggaaaaaaaatgtgaatgatCACAGTGTAGACAAATCTTggtcttgttctgaatgtggaaagtgTTTTACTAGGAAAAGAAGCCTTCttgtacatcagaggattcacacaggagagaaaccatattcttgctctgaatgtggagaATGTTTTACAACGAATTGGAAACTTTTTTGCCATCAGCGATGCCACACAGTAAGTAAAAAACTTTTACCACACACTTGCTCTGACTGTGGTAAATGTTTTCCCTGTAAATATAATCTTGTTCAACATCtgagaattcatacaggagagaaaccttttTCTTGTTCcgagtgtggtaaatgtttttcctataaatcatatcttgttgagcatcagagaattcatacaggagagaaaccttttTCTTGTTCagagtgtggtaaatgtttttctttcaaaACATATCTTGCTGTACATCAGAGAGtgcatacaggagagaaaccttattCTTGCTCTGATTGTGGGATATGTTTTATCAGTAAATCACATTGCAAtgcacatcagaaaattcacacggGAGAAAaaacatattcttgctctgaatgtgggaaatcttTTAATTGTAAATCACATTTCAAtacacatcagaaaattcacacaggtgagacatatgattgctctgaatgtgggaaatcattTAACAGTAAATCAAGTTGCAAtacacatcagaaaattcacacaggaaaaaaaccatattcttgctctgaatgtaggAAATCGTTTAATAGTAAATCAGAATGCGatagacatcagagaattcacacaggagaaaaaccatattcttgctctgaatgtgggaaatcgtTTAAAAGTAAATCAGAATGCGatagacatcagagaattcacacaggagaaaaaccgtattcttgctctgaatgtgggaaacgtATTTCATGCCAATCAAATcttattaaacatcagagaattcacacaggagagaaaccatatccTTGCTCGGAGTGTAGGAAAGGTTTTTCCTCTAAATCAGAGCTTGatgtacatcagagaattcatacaggagagaaaccttattcttgctctgaatgtgggaaagttTTTTCCAGTAAATCagatcttgttgtacatcagagaattcatacaggagagaaaccttattcttgctctgaatgtgggaaaggtTTTTCCACTAAATCAgttcttgttgtacatcagagaattcatacaggagagaaaccttattcttgctctgaatgtgggaaagctTTTACCCAGAAATCTAACCTCTATACGCATCAGAGACTTCACACTGGaaagaaaccatattcttgctctgaatgtgggaaaggttttataaataaagcatctttaattaaacatcagagaagtcacaagTGA